The DNA segment ATAAATATCAGCCGCCGCCGTACGATACCCTTCTCTCTAAAGCAAGGGAGGCGGACGCTCTCTATACACTGCTGACAGACAGGATAGACTGCAACCTACTTAAACAATCACCCAGACTCAGAATTGTCGCCCAGATGGCTGTGGGTTTTGACAATATTGATGTAAAATGTGCAACTAGCCTAGGAATATATGTGACAAACACCCCAGGCGTTCTAACAGAGGCCACAGCCGAGTTCACCTGGGCTCTAATACTGGCTGCCGCTAGGCGTGTAGTGGAGGCTGACCACTTTGTAAGGTGGGGGGAGTGGTGGAGGCTGAAAACCGGCTGGCACCCTATGATGATGCTAGGGTTGGAGCTTAGGGGTAAGACCCTAGGCGTTCTAGGTATGGGCAGGATAGGCTCTAGAGTCGCGGAGATAGGAAAAGCTTTTGGAATGAAAATAATCTACCACAGCAGGTCTAGGAAGCCGGATATTGAGGAGAAGATCGGAGCCGAATACAGGAGCCTCGAGAACCTTCTGCGGGAATCTGACATACTGAGCATCCACCTACCTCTGACGGAGGAGACTAGACATCTAATAGGCGAGAAAGAGCTAAAACAGATGAAAAGGACGGCAATACTGGTAAACACAGGAAGAGGAGCTATAGTGGATACCGAGGCCCTTGTGAAAGCCCTTAGGGAGGGTTGGATAGCAGCGGCCGCGCTGGACGTGTTCGAGGAGGAGCCTTTGAATCCTAACCACCCGCTCACGGCATTTAAAAACGTAGTGCTAGCGCCTCATGCAGCCAGCGCTACTAGAGAGACGAGGCTCAGGATGGCTATGATGGCCGCGGAGAACCTGGCAGCTTTCGCCCAGGGTAAGGTCCCGCCTAACCTTGTTAACAAAGAGGTAGTTAACATAAGGCGGCCGGGGTTCTAGGATTTTCGAAAACTATACCATACCAAAACCACTGTTAATAAGCCCCCCGGGTGATAATGCTGTAGATTGAGTTGAACAGCTATGACTAGTCCTAGGAAGGGTGTCGCCCCGGAGGATATAACTCGCTTGACATTCGTGTCGAACCCTAGTGTTAGTCCTGAGGGTGATAAGGTAGCCTATCTCGCTGTAAAGGCTGATACTAAGGAGAACAAATACAGGTCGGGCATATGGATAGCGGAGGAGAACTCTTACCGCCCTCTTACGGGGGGACCATCTGACAGGTGTCCGGCCTGGAACCCGGAGGGGAGTGTTATAGCGTTCTCCCGTACATTAGACACCAAGCAGGGTAAGAGACATTATATAGCCGTAACAAGCCCGACAGGCGGAGAGCCACAGGTTATTCACGAGTCTATACTTCCAGCGTTAAACATCAAGTGGTCAAGCCAGGGTGGCATGATAGGGTACTTGTCTAGAAGGCCTGTTGGGAGGGATTGGAAGCCCTATAGCGAGCGAGATGTGTTAGAGATAGACCGCATACCGGTGTGGTTCGATAGTGAGGGGTGGGTTTTCGATAGGTACTGGGGGTTGACTGTTATCTCGTACCCTGGAGGAGAGGTGCTGTTAGAGAAGGGTGGTCCCGACTATAATATAGTTGATTTCGACTTTGGCCCCGACGATGACACCATAGTCTATGCCGTCTCCACCGACATGAAGAGACCGTTCATACACAAGCTAGTCCTGTGGGATATAGCTGGCGATAGTGAGAGGACGCTGCTAGAGGGTCTAACTATTGCTGCCGTCGCTTTCGACCCCAGGGGTCGATATATAGCGGTAAAAGCGAACGACAGGAGAAGAGGCCTCTTCTCCCACTACAAGATATTCGTCTACGATCTCAACTCTGAGGAGCTTTTATGCATGACATGCGATCTCGACCTAAACACTCTAAACACCGTGAACAGCG comes from the Aeropyrum camini SY1 = JCM 12091 genome and includes:
- the gyaR gene encoding glyoxylate reductase, with amino-acid sequence MEKPRVFVTREVFQEALELLSKYYEVEVWDKYQPPPYDTLLSKAREADALYTLLTDRIDCNLLKQSPRLRIVAQMAVGFDNIDVKCATSLGIYVTNTPGVLTEATAEFTWALILAAARRVVEADHFVRWGEWWRLKTGWHPMMMLGLELRGKTLGVLGMGRIGSRVAEIGKAFGMKIIYHSRSRKPDIEEKIGAEYRSLENLLRESDILSIHLPLTEETRHLIGEKELKQMKRTAILVNTGRGAIVDTEALVKALREGWIAAAALDVFEEEPLNPNHPLTAFKNVVLAPHAASATRETRLRMAMMAAENLAAFAQGKVPPNLVNKEVVNIRRPGF